A single genomic interval of Saccharomyces kudriavzevii IFO 1802 strain IFO1802 genome assembly, chromosome: 3 harbors:
- the BUD31 gene encoding U2 snRNP complex subunit BUD31 (similar to Saccharomyces cerevisiae BUD31 (YCR063W); ancestral locus Anc_6.330): MPRVKTRRTKPAPDGFDKIKPTLTDFAIQLRDAQQDKSSKLAAKSTEQLWDIMQIHHQRSRYIYTLYYKRKAISKDLYQWLVKEKYADKLLIAKWRKTGYEKLCCLRCIQKNETNNGGTCICRVPRAQLEEEAHKKGAQVSFHQCVHCGCRGCASTD, encoded by the coding sequence ATGCCACGTGTGAAGACGAGAAGAACTAAGCCTGCACCTGACGGGTTCGACAAAATCAAGCCGACCCTCACAGATTTCGCAATTCAACTCAGAGATGCGCAGCAGGACAAGTCGTCCAAACTCGCCGCCAAGTCCACTGAGCAGCTCTGGGACATCATGCAGATTCATCACCAGCGCTCTAGATACATATATACTCTGTACTACAAGAGAAAGGCCATCTCCAAAGACCTCTACCAGTGGTTGGTCAAGGAAAAGTACGCAGACAAGTTACTCATTGCCAAGTGGCGCAAAACAGGCTACGAAAAGCTGTGCTGTCTGCGCTGCATCCAAAAGAACGAAACCAACAACGGAGGCACTTGCATCTGCAGGGTGCCTCGTGCACagttggaagaagaagcgCACAAAAAGGGCGCGCAAGTCTCCTTCCACCAATGTGTTCACTGCGGCTGCAGGGGATGTGCAAGCACAGATTGA
- the TVS1 gene encoding Tvs1p (similar to Saccharomyces cerevisiae YCR061W; ancestral locus Anc_6.329) — translation MVRFGLILSILGSSAALVSAHGDMDMDMDMDVDVATATATYVPSTTSIVPMPHEPKHLHGLPILQSSSLTPAERLYWENYNTTTYFTTQAGDRPALRYHVFTLLLVAFVLYPVSLALSAARSRWYLPLLLGNLCVCVSSVMALCVFQRTFPEDGGDWYPHNIYATTSSLLLLFMFVHFLAAVLSVPVPSVRKSEYRPVDDAIPLDDLESTPVMVNSARGSPSPSSNRDTLFSLSSGATTHKRDRTGGDEDDTSNHNTLRDEDDNGEIASIEAPPLSAQDIPVFRILFASAKYQAVAARLSHGANAVFHMLTYPLFMYIFVDLIIGYAVGNLLGKGIRIFNLLAHWIKGGVFFTLGVVSLARYCGFGAKYGWAWNRICFTSRLSQERSSNLVFRFAPVGTVTMEFIESFLIFFYGSTNVFLEHLAGSGGAWTAKDLQHVSIAFMFIGTGLCGLLTEYKLNHWRFEHAGKLPQADVIAATPGYSPNPFPAFTIFWTGILMSQHAQTSQFSTTIHTQWGYLLSYGSFFRLLTFLILFLVPNTNCTPSKPFTELITSFCLLCGGLVFMESTDQSIEAMEYRGFTPMFTFNLSVGFVSLLMAWEMLLFIWKDRLIKTRKTSI, via the coding sequence ATGGTGCGTTTCGGTTTGATATTGAGTATACTGGGCTCCTCGGCGGCTCTCGTCTCGGCCCACGGTGACATGGATATGGACATGGATATGGACGTGGACGTGGCCACGGCCACGGCCACGTATGTCCCGTCCACAACATCCATTGTGCCCATGCCGCATGAGCCAAAACATTTGCACGGCCTCCCCATCCTGCAATCGTCTTCGCTCACCCCCGCGGAAAGGCTGTACTGGGAAAACTACAACACTACCACCTACTTCACCACGCAGGCCGGTGACCGGCCTGCCCTTCGCTACCATGTTTTCACGCTGCTGCTCGTTGCGTTCGTACTCTATCCGGTGTCTCTGGCGCTTAGCGCCGCCCGCTCTAGGTGGTATCTGCCCCTGCTACTCGGCAACCTGTGCGTTTGCGTCTCTTCCGTGATGGCGCTCTGCGTGTTCCAACGAACTTTCCCAGAGGACGGCGGCGACTGGTACCCACACAACATCTACGCTACCACCTCTTCGCTTCTTCTGCTTTTCATGTTTGTCCACTTCCTCGCTGCGGTGCTTTCCGTCCCCGTTCCCTCTGTTCGCAAGAGCGAGTACCGTCCCGTGGACGACGCCATCCCGCTCGACGACCTCGAGTCCACACCCGTCATGGTCAACAGCGCACGCGGCTCTCCGAGCCCTTCTTCCAACAGAGATACGCTGTTTTCGCTCTCTTCGGGCGCCACCACCCACAAACGGGATCGCACTGGCGGCGATGAGGACGACACTTCCAACCACAACACACTGCGTGACGAGGACGACAACGGCGAAATCGCCTCCATCGAGGCGCCGCCTCTGTCTGCACAAGACATACCCGTTTTCCGCATCCTGTTCGCCAGCGCCAAGTACCAGGCGGTCGCCGCCCGGCTCTCGCATGGCGCGAATGCGGTCTTCCACATGCTCACCTACCCGTTGTTCATGTACATCTTCGTGGACCTGATCATCGGGTATGCCGTGGGGAACTTGCTCGGCAAGGGCATCCGCATCTTCAATCTCCTGGCCCACTGGATCAAGGGCGGCGTGTTCTTTACCCTCGGCGTCGTGTCTTTGGCAAGGTACTGCGGCTTCGGCGCCAAGTACGGATGGGCATGGAACAGGATCTGCTTCACCTCGCGTCTCTCGCAGGAACGGTCGTCGAACCTCGTGTTCCGGTTTGCCCCCGTGGGGACCGTCACCATGGAGTTCATCGAATCGttcctcatcttcttctacGGGTCCACCAACGTCTTCTTGGAGCACCTGGCGGGGAGTGGTGGCGCGTGGACCGCCAAGGACCTGCAGCACGTGTCCATTGCCTTCATGTTCATCGGGACTGGGTTGTGTGGACTGCTCACGGAGTACAAGCTCAACCATTGGCGCTTCGAGCACGCCGGCAAGCTCCCCCAAGCTGATGTGATCGCCGCCACGCCGGGCTACTCTCCAAACCCTTTCCCGGCTTTCACCATATTTTGGACGGGCATCCTCATGTCCCAGCACGCACAGACCTCGCAGTTCTCTACCACGATCCACACGCAGTGGGGGTACCTACTGTCCTACGGGTCCTTCTTCCGTCTGCTAACGTTCTTGatcctttttttggtgCCCAACACCAACTGCACGCCATCCAAGCCCTTCACGGAGTTGATAACGTCGTTCTGTCTGCTTTGCGGTGGTCTCGTGTTCATGGAGTCCACCGACCAGTCCATCGAAGCCATGGAATACAGGGGATTCACTCCCATGTTCACTTTCAACCTTAGCGTTGGATTTGTCTCGCTGCTCATGGCGTGGGAGAtgcttttatttatttggAAGGACCGGCTCATCAAAACCAGGAAAACCAGTATTTAG
- the RAD18 gene encoding E3 ubiquitin-protein ligase RAD18 (similar to Saccharomyces cerevisiae RAD18 (YCR066W); ancestral locus Anc_6.332) gives MDHQITTASDFRNTSIPNLYQLDTLLRCHICKDFLKVPVLTPCGHTFCSLCIREHLNNQPSCPLCLFEFRESLLRSEFLVNEIIQCYTSLRPSLLNAIRVQRPVAATGADKISNSKDSSLIELVSEPENENSSAVDDDLQIVATSERKPAKRSMTDILPISSKSSKRNFTMFRSERIRKKSKPNEQMAQCPICEQFYPLKALEKTHLDECLTLQSLGKKPKPSINFLPDSKSHGKETPEPRLRTPELDRSPSDETSHVDKYLGSMANTERQRLPKINFTSMNQSQIKQKLSSLGLSTNGTRQILIKRYNHYEMLWNSNFCDSLEPVDEAELKRQLLSWDVSHNKPPQNANNNGGISKLMMMKNRGKSSYRKLLEDFKNDKFNRKGWIIMFRRDFARLIKEAKLKIKTVSPTDRDLGEQANKKDKGDSEQQVENIQEASWQRIEEDQEAAVSEKQAINEIILPNEDLTDADLSRELMDMNEGDKDPPGSD, from the coding sequence ATGGACCATCAAATAACAACTGCGAGTGACTTCAGAAACACTTCGATCCCCAATCTATACCAATTGGATACGCTTTTAAGATGTCATATTTGCAAAGATTTTTTAAAAGTCCCCGTTTTAACTCCTTGTGGACACACATTTTGCTCCCTTTGCATTAGAGAACATTTGAATAATCAACCGAGTTGTCCCCTGTgcctttttgaatttaggGAATCTTTATTGAGAAGCGAGTTCTTGGTCAATGAAATAATTCAATGTTACACATCCCTGCGACCTTCGTTATTAAACGCAATAAGAGTACAAAGACCCGTCGCTGCTACCGGTGCTGACAAGATATccaattcaaaagattcTTCACTGATAGAGCTCGTATCGGAACCTGAAAACGAGAATTCGAGTGCAGTTGATGACGATTTACAAATCGTGGCAACAAGTGAAAGAAAGCCTGCCAAAAGATCGATGACAGATATATTACCAATAAGTTCTAAATCTTCCAAGAGAAATTTTACAATGTTTAGAAGCGAGCGGATcaggaaaaaatcaaaaccaAATGAGCAGATGGCCCAATGTCCTATCTGTGAACAGTTCTACCCTCTCAAGGCCCTTGAAAAGACACATCTGGACGAATGCTTAACGTTACAATCACTGGGAAAGAAGCCGAAGCCATCCATAAACTTCCTTCCAGATTCAAAATCACATGGTAAAGAAACACCTGAGCCCAGGCTGCGAACTCCAGAGCTAGATAGAAGCCCCAGTGATGAGACTTCTCATGTGGATAAATATTTAGGTTCAATGGCAAACACAGAACGTCAAAGACTGCCTAAAATCAATTTTACATCAATGAATCAATCCCAAATTAAACAAAAACTTTCATCGTTGGGGCTATCGACCAATGGTACCAGACAGATATTGATTAAGAGATACAATCATTATGAGATGCTTTGGAATTCGAATTTTTGCGATTCATTGGAACCTGTTGATGAAGCTGAACTCAAAAGACAATTATTGAGCTGGGACGTATCGCATAATAAGCCACCTCAAAATGCTAATAATAACGGCGGAATCTCCAaattaatgatgatgaaaaacaGAGGGAAATCTTCATACAGAAAATTACTcgaagatttcaaaaatgataaattcAATAGGAAGGGGTGGATCATTATGTTTCGAAGAGACTTTGCCAGACTCATTAAGGAAGcaaaactgaaaataaaaactgTCTCACCAACGGATCGCGATTTAGGAGAACAGGcgaataaaaaagataagGGGGATAGTGAGcaacaagttgaaaatattcagGAGGCCAGTTGGCAGCGAATTGAGGAGGATCAAGAGGCTGCCGTTAGTGAAAAACAGGCGATCAACGAGATAATTCTACCTAACGAAGATTTAACAGATGCTGACCTATCAAGAGAGTTGATGGATATGAATGAGGGTGACAAAGATCCACCCGGTAGCGACTAA
- the HCM1 gene encoding Hcm1p (similar to Saccharomyces cerevisiae HCM1 (YCR065W); ancestral locus Anc_6.331) has protein sequence MMNEDISIVAGQNSFSTENATMLLTQAKRPLEDEKEMITPPSSTVRKTTKELNKRLSHPLSPDHSSPIAPSKAKRQRSDTCARSNGNLTLEEILQSLERRRLNGELAKKPPYSYATLICLAILQSLEGKLTLSQIYYWIHVHFPYYKPKDASWQNSIRHNLSLNDAFIKTEKSCDGKGHFWEVRPGAETKFFKGENRGYDFVKNSLQDIGKYFEIDSTLDESDRAESGERNDDAADDDDEPEEAGKFPSIEIQLNSSPILKISKLHQIPQLKTDNSVLNPQENLGPMRNMIEHDDDDDDDDTNNNNNTDALEPPYVMKKYHTSLGLPSLLDSKDHFQLGAKNSNNNTHANRFNTLPIAGAKSPQNFRKYFTSFNSNFEDLSPLRGNVGAGSLLDPLPYSPLKLYDQKNLALMSRPQSQQSYSNSQLPPLSSSHGTELLKTPKMKHFDVLDKTPSRLISTPKDGNSILRKWQTPSHLFEDLYCSPLFRTTETPIRYITTPGGTLESQISPRKSSAPDVLTSATNSKFASSGLFGVDVYSVWKRATENFSDGKMISGSRQQHHPYHNYPSQDSTNEKN, from the coding sequence ATGATGAATGAAGACATCTCCATCGTCGCCGGCCAAAACAGTTTTTCGACCGAAAACGCCACCATGCTACTAACCCAGGCCAAGAGGCCGCTGGAagacgaaaaggaaatgattACTCCCCCCAGCTCAACCGTGAGAAAGACCACAAAGGAGCTGAATAAGAGGCTCTCGCATCCCTTGTCACCGGACCACTCCTCTCCCATTGCTCCGTCCAAGGCCAAGCGTCAAAGATCGGACACCTGCGCTCGTTCCAACGGTAACTTGACCTTAGAGGAGATCCTCCaatctttggaaagaagaaggttGAATGGTGAACTCGCCAAGAAACCTCCATATTCGTACGCAACTCTGATCTGCCTGGCTATCTTACAATCCCTAGAGGGGAAACTAACGCTGTCCCAGATATACTACTGGATTCACGTCCACTTCCCTTACTATAAACCAAAGGACGCCAGTTGGCAAAATTCGATAAGACACAACCTATCGCTAAATGACGCGTTCATCAAGACAGAAAAGTCCTGCGACGGCAAGGGTCACTTCTGGGAAGTTAGGCCAGGTGCTGAAaccaaattcttcaaaggtGAAAATCGTGGTTACGACTTTGTGAAGAACTCACTGCAAGACATTGGCAAGTATTTCGAAATAGATTCCACACTTGATGAGTCCGACCGGGCAGAAAGCGGAGAACGTAATGATGACGCAGCggacgacgacgacgaacCAGAAGAAGCTGGGAAATTTCCCTCGATTGAAATCCAACTAAATTCTTCTCCGATACTAAAGATCTCCAAACTACATCAAATACCGCAATTGAAGACCGATAATAGTGTATTGAATCCTCAGGAAAACCTGGGGCCAATGAGGAACATGATAGAGcacgacgacgacgacgacgacgacgacaccaacaacaataacaatacCGATGCGCTGGAGCCTCCTTATgttatgaaaaaataccaCACATCCTTAGGCTTACCATCGCTGTTGGATTCCAAAGACCACTTCCAACTGGGTGCGaaaaacagcaacaacaacactCACGCAAATAGATTCAATACACTCCCTATAGCCGGCGCAAAGTCTCCTCAGAATTTTAGAAAATACTTCACCTCATTCAATTCGAATTTTGAGGATTTGTCTCCGCTTCGAGGTAACGTAGGGGCTGGTTCTCTACTCGACCCACTTCCGTATTCCCCATTAAAACTATAcgatcaaaaaaatcttgcGCTCATGTCGAGACCGCAATCTCAGCAATCATATTCCAATTCCCAACTTCCACCTCTCTCGTCTTCCCATGGTACGGAGCTACTGAAGACACCAAAGATGAAACATTTTGATGTCCTGGACAAGACCCCATCGCGATTGATAAGCACGCCCAAGGACGGGAACTCGATCTTGAGGAAATGGCAAACCCCTTCACACCTATTCGAAGACCTGTACTGCTCGCCGCTTTTCAGAACCACAGAGACTCCCATCAGATACATCACGACCCCGGGAGGCACCTTAGAATCTCAAATTTCCCCCAGGAAGTCCTCTGCACCCGATGTCCTAACGAGCGCGACTAATTCCAAATTTGCATCAAGTGGCTTGTTTGGCGTGGACGTTTATTCTGTTTGGAAGCGTGCCACTGAAAACTTTTCCGATGGGAAGATGATATCAGGTAGCCGTCAACAGCATCACCCTTATCATAATTATCCTTCGCAGGATAGTactaatgaaaaaaattga
- the YIH1 gene encoding Yih1p (similar to Saccharomyces cerevisiae YIH1 (YCR059C); ancestral locus Anc_6.327) yields MDDDHEQLVEELEAVEAIYPDLLSRKQEDGSIIVVKVPQHEYMTLQISFPARYPSAEPPNVIEVSVCTSLAKRDLYDTKYLQHLFQEVMDSVFHRGSVCVFDFLSELDGVLYVEPEQETEPVQQSDIPTDPFEGWTASDPITDRGSTFMAFAAHAASEEQAFAMLDLLKTDSKMRKANHVMSAWRIKQDGSAATYQDSDDDGETAAGSRMLHLITIMDVWNVIVVVARWFGGAHIGPDRFKHINSTAREAVVRAGFEK; encoded by the coding sequence ATGGACGACGATCACGAACAGTTGGTCGAGGAACTGGAGGCCGTCGAAGCCATCTACCCTGACCTGCTCTCCAGGAAGCAAGAGGACGGCAgcatcatcgtcgtcaaAGTCCCGCAGCATGAGTACATGACACTGCAGATCTCCTTCCCAGCGCGCTACCCGTCTGCAGAGCCCCCCAACGTTATCGAGGTCAGCGTCTGCACTTCGTTGGCGAAGCGCGACCTTTACGACACCAAGTACCTGCAGCATCTGTTCCAGGAAGTCATGGATTCTGTGTTCCATCGCGGGTCCGTGTGTGTGTTCGACTTCCTCTCGGAACTGGACGGTGTCTTGTACGTCGAGCCAGAACAGGAAACGGAACCGGTGCAGCAGAGCGACATCCCCACGGACCCCTTCGAGGGCTGGACGGCCTCGGACCCCATCACCGATAGAGGGTCGACTTTCATGGCCTTTGCGGCGCATGCGGCCTCTGAGGAACAAGCGTTTGCCATGCTAGACCTGCTCAAGACTGACTCCAAGATGCGCAAGGCCAACCACGTCATGAGTGCGTGGCGCATCAAGCAGGATGGCTCCGCAGCCACGTACCAGGACTCCGATGACGACGGCGAAACTGCCGCAGGCTCCAGAATGCTCCATCTCATCACCATCATGGACGTGTGGAACGTCATCGTCGTGGTGGCCCGTTGGTTCGGCGGTGCCCACATCGGGCCCGACCGTTTCAAGCACATCAACTCCACGGCAAGAGAGGCTGTTGTCAGGGCTGGCTTCGAGAAATAG
- the TAH1 gene encoding Tah1p (similar to Saccharomyces cerevisiae TAH1 (YCR060W); ancestral locus Anc_6.328), whose amino-acid sequence MAGNMTSFEKDKQQGNALFKQGLYLEAVDSYDRLIAAQPQNPVGYSNKAMALIKLGEHAQAIQACQQGLQHASTTTTPDHVTIRAKLQYRLELSQAAAAPVQIPVVEVDELPQGYDRS is encoded by the coding sequence ATGGCAGGGAACATGACGTCGTTTGAAAAGGACAAGCAACAGGGCAATGCGCTGTTCAAGCAGGGACTGTACCTCGAGGCGGTCGACAGCTACGACCGCCTGATTGCTGCTCAGCCGCAGAACCCGGTCGGGTACAGCAACAAAGCCATGGCGCTGATCAAACTGGGGGAACACGCGCAGGCCATCCAGGCGTGCCAGCAAGGACTGCAGCATGCGtcgacgacgacgacgcCAGACCACGTAACCATCAGGGCCAAGCTGCAGTACCGTCTAGAGCTGTCACAGGCCGCAGCGGCGCCAGTTCAGATCCCCGTCGTGGAGGTCGACGAACTGCCCCAGGGCTACGATCGGTCCTGA
- the PWP2 gene encoding snoRNA-binding rRNA-processing protein PWP2 (similar to Saccharomyces cerevisiae PWP2 (YCR057C); ancestral locus Anc_6.325), with amino-acid sequence MRSDFKFSNLLGTVYRQGNIIFSDDGKQLLSPVGNRVSVFDLINNKSFTFEYEHRKNIAAIDLNKQGTLLISIDEDGRAILVNFKARNVLHHFNFKEKCSAVKFSPDGKLFALAAGRFLQIWKTPDANKDRQFAPFVRYRVHAGHFQDITSLTWSQDSRFVLTTSKDLSTKIWSVNSDEKDLAATTFNGHRDYVMGAFFSHDQEKIYTVSKDGAVFVWEFTRRPTDDDNEEEEEEVDISKYSWRITKKHFFYANQSKVKCVTFHPATRLLAVGFTSGEFRLYDLPDFTLIQQLSMGQNPVNTVSVNSTGEWLAFGSSKLGQLLVYEWQSESYILKQQGHFDSTNCLAYSPDGSRVVTASDDGKIKVWDITSGFCLATFEEHTSSVTAVQFAKRGQVMFSSSLDGTVRAWDLIRYRNFRTFTGTERIQFNCLAVDPSGEVVCAGSLDNFDIHVWSVQTGQLLDALSGHEGPVSCLSFSQENSVLASASWDKTIRIWSIFGRSQQVEPLEVYSDVLALSMRPDGKEVAVSTLKGQISIFNIEDAKQVGNIDCRKDIISGRFNEDRFTAKNSERSKFFTTIHYSFDGMAIVAGGNNNSICLYDVPNEVLLKRFIVSRNMALNGTLEFLNSKKMTEAGSLDLIDDAGENSDLEDRIDNSLPGSRRGGDLSTRKMRPEVRVTSVQFSPTANAFAAASTEGLLVYSINDVILFDPFDLDVDVTPHATIEALREKQYLNAMVMAFRLNEEYLINKVYESIPVKEISLVASNIPVVYLPRILKFIGDFAIESQHIEFNLIWIKNLLSASGGYINEHKYLFSTAMRSIQRFIVRVAKDVVNTATDNKYAYRFLVSTDGSMEDGGADEDDQALLEDAVEEDKEEDDVAMESDEEEGWIGFNGKDNKLPLPNESDSSDEEQDEEELS; translated from the coding sequence ATGAGATCCGATTTCAAGTTTTCGAACCTTTTGGGTACAGTCTACCGTCAAGGTAACATAATCTTTTCCGATGACGGCAAGCAACTGCTCTCGCCCGTGGGGAATAGGGTCAGCGTGTTTGACTTGATCAACAATAAATCGTTCACGTTTGAGTACGAGCACCGCAAGAACATTGCCGCGATTGATCTGAACAAGCAGGGCACGCTGCTGATCTCCATTGACGAGGACGGCCGTGCCATCCTCGTCAATTTCAAAGCCCGCAACGTGCTTCATCATTTCAActtcaaggaaaaatgCAGCGCAGTGAAGTTCAGCCCCGATGGGAAACTCTTCGCATTGGCCGCAGGCAGGTTCTTGCAGATCTGGAAGACTCCGGACGCCAACAAGGACAGACAATTCGCTCCCTTTGTCCGCTACAGGGTGCACGCGGGACACTTCCAAGACATAACCTCTTTGACGTGGTCCCAGGACTCCAGGTTTGTTCTCACCACTTCCAAAGATCTAAGTACAAAGATATGGTCCGTGAACTCGGACGAGAAGGATCTTGCGGCAACGACGTTCAACGGCCACAGAGACTACGTTATGGGCGCCTTCTTTAGCCATGACCAGGAAAAAATCTACACTGTCAGCAAAGACGGTGCTGTCTTTGTCTGGGAATTTACCAGGAGGCCCACCGACGACGACAatgaggaggaagaagaggaggtGGACATCTCGAAATACAGTTGGagaattacaaaaaaacattttttctacGCAAACCAATCCAAAGTGAAATGCGTCACATTCCACCCAGCAACAAGACTATTAGCGGTCGGGTTTACCAGTGGGGAATTCCGTCTCTACGATTTGCCCGATTTCACTTTAATTCAACAGCTTTCTATGGGGCAAAACCCAGTCAACACCGTCAGTGTGAACAGCACCGGTGAATGGCTGGCGTTCGGCTCCAGCAAACTGGGCCAACTGCTAGTGTACGAATGGCAATCAGAATCATACATCCTGAAGCAACAGGGCCATTTCGATTCTACAAACTGTCTAGCATACTCTCCGGACGGTTCACGGGTCGTGACGGCGTCCGATGACGGGAAGATTAAGGTCTGGGACATCACATCAGGGTTCTGTCTGGCCACTTTCGAAGAACACACCTCCTCAGTGACCGCGGTACAGTTTGCCAAGAGGGGTCAAGTCATGTTTTCATCGTCCTTGGATGGTACCGTGAGGGCCTGGGATTTAATCAGATATCGTAATTTTAGGACTTTCACCGGTACTGAAAGAATTCAGTTTAACTGTTTGGCAGTGGACCCATCAGGTGAGGTCGTTTGTGCTGGGTCCCTGGATAATTTTGACATCCACGTTTGGTCCGTGCAAACCGGTCAACTACTGGATGCCCTGTCGGGCCACGAGGGCCCCGTATCGTGTCTTTCCTTCAGTCAAGAGAACAGTGTTTTGGCGTCTGCGTCCTGGGATAAAACGATCAGAATCTGGTCGATATTCGGTAGAAGCCAGCAAGTGGAACCTTTGGAAGTATATTCAGATGTCTTGGCGCTCTCAATGAGGCCGGATGGGAAAGAAGTGGCAGTGTCCACTTTGAAAGGACAAATTTCCATCTTCAACATCGAAGACGCCAAACAAGTGGGTAATATTGATTGTAGAAAGGATATTATATCCGGTAGATTCAATGAAGATAGATTCACAGCCAAAAATTCCGAAagatccaaatttttcaccacGATCCACTACAGCTTTGACGGAATGGCCATTGTGGCTGGTGGTAATAATAACTCCATCTGTTTGTATGACGTTCCAAATGAAgtattattgaaaagattcaTTGTATCCAGAAATATGGCATTGAACGGTACTTTAGAGTTTTTGaacagtaaaaaaatgactgAAGCAGGTTCATTGGATTTGATCGACGATGCAGGCGAAAATTCAGATTTAGAGGATCGTATTGATAATTCCTTACCAGGTTCTCGAAGAGGGGGTGATCTATCAACCAGAAAGATGAGGCCCGAGGTCAGAGTTACTTCGGTTCAGTTTTCTCCAACAGCAAATGCGTTTGCCGCGGCTTCTACGGAAGGTTTGCTAGTATATTCAATCAATGACGTGATATTATTTGATCCATTTGACCTGGATGTGGATGTCACCCCTCATGCCACAATAGAGGCACTACGAGAAAAACAGTATTTAAATGCTATGGTAATGGCATTCAGACtgaatgaagaatatttgATCAACAAAGTTTATGAATCCATACCTGTCAAGGAAATATCATTGGTCGCAAGCAACATTCCCGTGGTATATTTACCAAGAATCCTAAAATTCATCGGCGATTTTGCTATCGAGTCTCAACACATCGAGTTTAACCTAATTTGGATTAAAAACTTGTTATCCGCAAGTGGTGGCTACATAAACGAACATAAATATCTTTTCTCCACGGCTATGAGATCGATACAGAGATTTATTGTAAGAGTGGCTAAGGATGTGGTCAACACCGCAACTGATAATAAATACGCTTACAGGTTTCTGGTCTCAACTGACGGGTCCATGGAAGATGGCGGtgctgatgaagatgaccaGGCCCTGCTGGAGGATGCCGTAGAGGAAGATAAAGAGGAAGACGACGTGGCCATGGAATCTGATGAGGAAGAAGGATGGATTGGTTTCAACGGAAAGGACAACAAATTGCCTTTGCCCAACGAAAGCGATTCCAGTGATGAAGAgcaagatgaagaagagctctcttaa